DNA sequence from the Bacillus pumilus genome:
GGAACAGCAATTGCTAAGCCGCCAGCACTCATATTGACAATAAACGTGTCAAAGGATTCTTCACCCGTTTGCGTGATCGCGGTTTTGACCATTGTATCGACTCTCAGGTATTCTCTACGCTGAAGCCGAATCATTTCTTCTTTTGGCGGAATGGAAATGACGATCATCGGAATATCTTCTTTCCTCTTGCCGATGACTTCGCTTGTGCATTTGTATGGAATTTGATTTTCATCGAAAAAGAAAACGGTGATTTCTGTTTGCTGGTTTAAATAGATCGTGCGTCCCGTTTCTTTATCAGCTGGATAATTAATGAAAATATCATCGTTATTATTTTCCAAAACTTTCGATTTTGCAGTTTTCACTTCTTTGTTCTCATTGACATATTCAATTGTGATTGCATCCCCTATTTGTAACATTCCTCATCACTCTTTTCATCTGTGAAATCATATCCTCTCCTATATTAAACCATGTATAAAACAAAAGGAAAAGGCTTATTCGCCTTTTCCTCGTTTCCTTTTTTATAGGTCTTTATATATAGGTTCTGCGTTTTTTAGTTTATCTACTCGTTCTTCTTTTCCAGTATCCGCATTAATGAACATTCGGTACGTATCATTTTTTATCGTTCCTAGGAACTCATAGCATAAAACTTCCTCTGACATATCGTTTTGAACAATCGCTACATGAGTATCTTCGATTTTCACATGCTGATTGAGCGTTTTCTTCGCTTCTTTTTGCGAGATTTTAGGTGCTTTGATGTCTCTTGTTTTATGATTCGTTAAATAGTCTTTCGCTGAAAATCCAACCACTTCACCATCGTCTAATGCGACCTTCATACGTATACTATCTGGATACAGCAGTACATTTTTTTGAAGAGGTACATAGGTAAATACACCGATATTATCAAATTGCGCACTTTCATCTAAATGGAATGACTCTGCATCAAATCCTTGCTTCTTTAAGAAGCTGAGTGCTTTTTCTGATGCTTGGTTTAAACTGATTTTCTGTTTTTTCACGTCTCGATTTTGAAGAAGGTAGACTGGATGTCCTCCTTTTTCAGTCAAGTCTAAATAGAAATTCGCTTTACTATCAGGATCTGACATCGATAAGCTGTACACATCTCGATTGGTTTTGCTTCCGCTTTTTCTCACCTTAAAATGTTGATTATGATCAGGTGCGAATTGCTGGGCAATGCGTATCGCTTCTTTCTTTGAAATCTTTTTACCCTTTAAATGATTGTAGCCGCGTGTTTCTGCTTCTGTGGACACATTTGTCGGTCCGAGATCGACATCTGCAAATGCATCTGCATTTCTCTCGACTGTTTTCAACCCGTCAATGATGGTGTTATCATTCTTTCGGTCACCATCAGCAAGTGCCATTTCAACATCCATCCATTTTAAATTTTTGTTGAGGACGAGGTGCTGCACTTGTCTCAGTTCGTTTTGGATATCAGATGCTTGCTGATATAAGGACGTAATGGTTTTGTGCGTATTTTTGTTTAATGGTTCATCTGATAAGGATTTAACTGATGATTTGTAGCTAAAGTCTCCGACATTCGCCAAAAATTCTTCCGTTTTGTTAAAAGGCATTAATGTGAGCGGAAGCTGAC
Encoded proteins:
- a CDS encoding flagellar brake protein, which produces MLQIGDAITIEYVNENKEVKTAKSKVLENNNDDIFINYPADKETGRTIYLNQQTEITVFFFDENQIPYKCTSEVIGKRKEDIPMIVISIPPKEEMIRLQRREYLRVDTMVKTAITQTGEESFDTFIVNMSAGGLAIAVPEGVSLKEYGEVITEFELPLKEPVKIKAVAEMSRVYQDEQTGKTRAIMEFSEITNDQQQHIMKYCFQQQLLTRVKKA
- the ypeB gene encoding germination protein YpeB, giving the protein MIRGILIAILGIAVISTGYWGYKEHQEKDAVLLHAENNYQRAFHDLTYQVDQLHDKLGATLAMNSQSSISPALADVWRMSSEAHNNVSQLPLTLMPFNKTEEFLANVGDFSYKSSVKSLSDEPLNKNTHKTITSLYQQASDIQNELRQVQHLVLNKNLKWMDVEMALADGDRKNDNTIIDGLKTVERNADAFADVDLGPTNVSTEAETRGYNHLKGKKISKKEAIRIAQQFAPDHNQHFKVRKSGSKTNRDVYSLSMSDPDSKANFYLDLTEKGGHPVYLLQNRDVKKQKISLNQASEKALSFLKKQGFDAESFHLDESAQFDNIGVFTYVPLQKNVLLYPDSIRMKVALDDGEVVGFSAKDYLTNHKTRDIKAPKISQKEAKKTLNQHVKIEDTHVAIVQNDMSEEVLCYEFLGTIKNDTYRMFINADTGKEERVDKLKNAEPIYKDL